The following proteins come from a genomic window of Edaphobacter sp. 4G125:
- a CDS encoding creatininase family protein: MKFLRAAAFLPFLFGAFLTISPAVSAQSAPQTKLSVHWEELTGPDFIKAIQQAQRTCILPIGILEKHGPHLPIGSDLLTSRYTALHAAEQQYAVVFPEYYFGQIAEARHEPGTVSYPRELQLALLQATTDEMGRNGCKKILIVNGHGGNNHLLPYFAQTQLDKPHDYVVYIFDQRVPASGGPKKKTTNDQHAGESETSKLMIIRPDLVHPDRAANESGADQHHLNLPEGVYTGIWWYGRFPDHYAGDGTAATHELGEYQMKWWVDSVAKALAAIKADNDSLRLQKEFFEKAQHPLDTPQ; the protein is encoded by the coding sequence ATGAAATTCCTCCGCGCAGCTGCTTTTCTCCCGTTTCTCTTCGGCGCTTTTCTAACCATCTCTCCTGCTGTATCGGCACAGTCTGCGCCACAGACGAAGCTCTCCGTCCATTGGGAAGAGCTCACCGGCCCTGACTTCATCAAAGCCATCCAGCAGGCGCAAAGAACTTGCATTCTCCCGATTGGCATCCTTGAAAAGCACGGGCCGCACCTGCCGATCGGCTCCGATCTCCTCACCTCGCGCTATACCGCGCTGCACGCAGCCGAACAGCAATACGCCGTCGTCTTTCCCGAATATTACTTCGGCCAGATCGCCGAGGCGCGTCACGAGCCCGGCACCGTCTCCTATCCACGTGAACTACAGCTTGCACTGTTGCAGGCCACAACCGACGAGATGGGACGCAACGGCTGTAAAAAGATCCTGATCGTCAACGGCCACGGTGGCAACAACCACCTTCTGCCTTACTTCGCCCAGACACAGCTGGATAAACCGCATGACTACGTCGTCTACATCTTCGACCAGCGCGTTCCTGCTTCCGGTGGCCCGAAGAAGAAGACCACCAACGACCAGCACGCAGGCGAGAGCGAGACCTCCAAGCTGATGATCATCCGCCCTGACCTCGTGCACCCTGATCGCGCTGCCAACGAATCCGGCGCCGACCAACATCATCTGAACCTTCCCGAGGGTGTCTACACCGGCATCTGGTGGTACGGCCGCTTCCCCGATCACTACGCAGGCGATGGAACCGCCGCCACCCACGAACTGGGCGAGTACCAGATGAAATGGTGGGTCGATTCGGTCGCCAAAGCTTTGGCTGCCATCAAAGCCGACAACGACAGCCTCCGGCTCCAGAAGGAGTTCTTCGAAAAGGCGCAGCACCCGCTCGATACGCCACAGTAA
- a CDS encoding thiol-disulfide oxidoreductase DCC family protein — protein sequence MTEIERTRIAGRPVLLYDGVCALCNGIVQLVLRFDREGMFRFAPLQSVVAQELAGGRATGDGVVLITDTLTPKQKIYGRSDAVAETLLLLGWKVLGRTLKAIPHALREVGYGVVARVRYRLFGKYEICPVPQPEVRARFVTFD from the coding sequence GTGACGGAGATAGAGCGGACGAGGATTGCAGGGCGGCCTGTCCTGCTGTACGACGGCGTATGCGCGCTCTGTAATGGGATCGTGCAGCTCGTCTTGCGCTTCGATCGGGAGGGGATGTTTCGGTTTGCGCCGCTTCAGAGTGTTGTTGCCCAGGAACTTGCAGGCGGCAGAGCCACTGGCGATGGGGTCGTACTGATAACCGATACTCTGACTCCCAAGCAGAAGATTTACGGCAGGTCGGATGCTGTCGCAGAGACTTTGCTGCTTTTGGGGTGGAAAGTACTCGGGCGAACCCTGAAGGCCATTCCTCATGCCCTGCGCGAGGTAGGTTACGGCGTTGTAGCCAGGGTAAGGTACCGGTTGTTCGGAAAATACGAGATCTGTCCTGTTCCGCAGCCCGAGGTGAGAGCTAGATTTGTGACGTTCGATTGA
- the purE gene encoding 5-(carboxyamino)imidazole ribonucleotide mutase, producing MDASPLVGVIMGSRNDYAVMRGAVEMLREFGVPHEVRVVSAHRTPDLLFEYAQTAADRGLRVIIAGAGGAAHLPGMVAAKTVVPVLGVPIPATALQGMDSLLSIVQMPKGVPVGTLAIGAPGAANAGLLATQILATTDAALQKKLAAWRAARRDEVLAQGIDEEQGAAKA from the coding sequence ATGGATGCCTCACCGCTGGTTGGAGTCATTATGGGAAGCCGCAACGATTATGCGGTGATGCGCGGCGCTGTCGAGATGCTTCGCGAGTTCGGCGTGCCGCATGAGGTTCGTGTGGTTTCGGCGCATCGCACGCCTGATCTTCTCTTCGAATATGCCCAGACAGCCGCGGATCGTGGCTTGCGTGTCATCATCGCTGGAGCAGGCGGAGCGGCGCATCTGCCGGGCATGGTTGCGGCGAAGACCGTGGTGCCGGTGCTCGGTGTGCCGATCCCGGCGACCGCCCTGCAAGGGATGGATTCGCTGCTAAGCATCGTGCAGATGCCGAAGGGTGTGCCTGTGGGCACGCTGGCCATCGGTGCTCCAGGAGCGGCTAATGCAGGCTTGTTGGCGACACAGATTCTTGCGACGACCGATGCCGCTCTGCAAAAGAAGCTGGCGGCGTGGCGTGCGGCGCGACGCGATGAGGTGCTGGCTCAGGGGATCGACGAAGAGCAAGGGGCAGCCAAGGCGTGA
- the purK gene encoding 5-(carboxyamino)imidazole ribonucleotide synthase, whose product MSADSKTVKAAKPILPGATIGIFGGGQLGRMTAMAARAMGYRIQVLDPDPACAARFVVDGCIEASWDDAREAANLARGCDVVTLEIEQISLASMDAAANFAPVRPGRAVLAVIQNRVEQKDWLRKHGFPVGDYRAVRSIVELREAILALGGRCFCKSATGGYDGRGQGKVGFRAGADPEQELRGAWEALGECEGIIEKAIELEREISVLVARSPSGEVKVYPAAWNHHENQILAWSVMPAPLTDAMAAEARQLAESIADTFALEGILAVEMFVTKDGKVLVNELAPRPHNSYHASERACVTSQFEQLVRAVCDLPLGAVEIVQPCAIANLLGDVWLNEDGSPKEPRFDRVLAVPGVRLHLYEKHRPRKGRKMGHLSAVGATADEAVAAVLKAQELL is encoded by the coding sequence GTGAGCGCGGATTCTAAAACAGTCAAAGCAGCGAAGCCGATTCTTCCCGGCGCAACCATTGGCATCTTCGGTGGTGGCCAACTCGGCCGCATGACCGCAATGGCGGCGCGCGCGATGGGATATCGCATTCAGGTGCTCGATCCAGATCCGGCGTGCGCGGCGCGTTTTGTCGTCGACGGATGCATCGAGGCCAGTTGGGACGATGCGCGCGAGGCGGCAAATCTGGCGCGTGGATGCGACGTTGTGACTCTGGAGATCGAGCAGATCTCGCTGGCCAGCATGGATGCTGCGGCAAACTTCGCTCCAGTGCGGCCAGGGCGTGCCGTGCTTGCTGTGATTCAGAATCGCGTCGAGCAGAAAGACTGGCTGCGGAAGCACGGTTTTCCTGTAGGCGACTATCGCGCGGTTCGCTCGATAGTCGAACTGCGCGAGGCGATTCTGGCGCTGGGCGGACGATGTTTCTGCAAGAGCGCGACCGGAGGTTATGACGGACGCGGTCAGGGCAAGGTCGGTTTCCGTGCTGGCGCGGACCCGGAGCAGGAGCTGCGCGGTGCCTGGGAAGCGCTTGGCGAGTGCGAGGGAATCATCGAGAAGGCAATCGAGCTGGAGCGCGAGATCTCGGTGCTGGTGGCCCGTTCGCCTTCGGGTGAGGTGAAGGTCTATCCGGCGGCGTGGAACCACCACGAGAACCAGATTCTGGCCTGGAGCGTGATGCCTGCTCCGCTGACGGATGCGATGGCCGCAGAGGCGCGGCAGCTTGCGGAGAGCATCGCCGACACCTTTGCCCTCGAAGGAATTCTTGCGGTGGAGATGTTTGTCACCAAGGACGGCAAGGTGTTGGTGAACGAACTGGCTCCCCGGCCGCACAACAGCTATCACGCGAGTGAACGCGCCTGCGTGACCAGCCAGTTTGAACAACTGGTGCGTGCGGTGTGCGATCTTCCGCTGGGCGCGGTCGAGATCGTGCAGCCGTGCGCGATTGCGAATCTACTGGGAGATGTGTGGCTCAACGAAGATGGCTCCCCGAAGGAGCCAAGGTTTGACCGTGTGCTTGCGGTTCCGGGGGTAAGGCTGCATCTCTACGAGAAGCACCGTCCGCGTAAGGGGCGCAAGATGGGGCATCTTTCTGCGGTCGGAGCGACAGCAGATGAGGCTGTGGCGGCGGTGTTGAAGGCCCAGGAACTGCTATAG
- a CDS encoding S1C family serine protease: protein MKFRPVLLVLLLLSGFYYVTTHSSSTGKLFPWLQRAPAFTGATNTNTAAISGPVGKFELTVASAAPAFDSEEQQNIAVYKKVLPSVVNITSTEVAFDFFYGPVPQQGQGSGFILTKDGMILTNNHVIGGNPQRLEVMLSNKHKYKARVLAADKNHDLALIKIDAPDLTPVTLSDSRGLMVGQKVYAIGNPFGLNGTMTRGIISAIRSVRGPQGNPIEDAIQTDAAVNPGNSGGPLLNSHGEVIGITTMIASNGAEQSSGIGFAIPINTARAILDDYAKYGYIRRPSLDIVTLPIGPDIAEQIGLPADYGVLIERVLPGGAADKAGLRGGTQRAYQGNIPVMLGGDLIVGMDGQDITSPQDLSAAMNSHRAGDTVTITIYRGRKRMDVKVVLGDARDQQGRGGQSA, encoded by the coding sequence ATGAAATTTCGTCCCGTTCTTCTTGTACTGCTTCTTCTCTCCGGTTTTTATTATGTGACGACCCATTCATCGTCCACCGGAAAGCTCTTCCCCTGGCTTCAGCGCGCTCCTGCTTTCACAGGCGCAACCAATACCAATACCGCCGCGATCAGTGGCCCCGTGGGGAAGTTTGAGCTGACGGTGGCTTCTGCCGCTCCGGCCTTTGACTCGGAAGAGCAGCAGAACATCGCTGTCTACAAGAAGGTCCTGCCTTCGGTTGTGAATATCACCTCAACCGAGGTTGCTTTCGACTTCTTTTACGGTCCGGTTCCGCAGCAGGGCCAAGGCTCGGGATTCATTCTCACCAAAGATGGCATGATTCTGACCAATAATCACGTCATCGGAGGCAATCCGCAGCGGCTTGAGGTGATGCTTTCGAACAAGCACAAGTACAAGGCTCGTGTGCTTGCAGCGGACAAAAACCACGACCTGGCCCTGATCAAGATCGACGCGCCCGACCTGACTCCGGTTACGCTCTCCGACTCGCGAGGCCTGATGGTGGGACAGAAGGTTTACGCAATCGGCAATCCCTTCGGCCTGAATGGAACCATGACGCGCGGTATCATCTCGGCGATTCGTTCCGTCCGTGGACCACAGGGAAACCCGATTGAAGATGCCATCCAGACCGATGCTGCCGTCAATCCCGGAAACTCCGGTGGACCGCTGCTGAACTCGCATGGCGAGGTCATCGGAATCACCACGATGATCGCCAGCAACGGAGCAGAGCAGAGTTCCGGTATTGGCTTTGCCATCCCGATCAACACGGCACGGGCCATCCTCGATGACTACGCGAAGTATGGCTACATTCGCCGTCCATCGCTCGATATCGTTACGCTGCCCATCGGACCGGATATCGCCGAGCAGATCGGCCTGCCTGCCGATTACGGCGTTCTGATCGAGCGCGTTCTCCCCGGAGGTGCAGCCGACAAAGCCGGCCTGCGTGGCGGAACCCAGCGCGCATACCAGGGCAATATTCCTGTCATGCTGGGCGGAGACCTGATCGTCGGTATGGATGGACAAGATATCACCAGCCCACAGGACCTTTCCGCGGCGATGAACTCGCATCGTGCAGGCGATACAGTGACGATCACCATCTATCGCGGTCGCAAACGCATGGATGTCAAGGTCGTGCTCGGTGATGCTCGCGATCAGCAGGGCCGAGGCGGCCAAAGCGCGTAG
- the purN gene encoding phosphoribosylglycinamide formyltransferase, producing MHKLGILLSGRGSNFLAIHRAIEDGRIRDAEIAVVISNKPDAAGLEAAHSLGLNALAIPQEGKGQAAREAHDTKMIAALTDYGVDLVCLAGYMRIITPAFVEAFPNRILNVHPSLLPAFPGLDAQHQAFEYGAKVAGCTVHFVDEAVDHGVIILQKTVPVLDEDTAETLSARILEQEHLAYPEALSRVLSGKYHIVDRRYLPKS from the coding sequence GTGCACAAGCTAGGAATTCTTCTTTCGGGGCGCGGCTCCAACTTTCTTGCCATTCATCGGGCAATTGAGGACGGGCGTATTCGCGACGCGGAGATTGCGGTCGTGATTTCCAATAAGCCCGATGCCGCAGGTCTGGAGGCAGCACATTCGCTGGGGCTGAATGCGCTGGCGATTCCGCAGGAGGGCAAAGGACAAGCTGCACGCGAGGCTCACGATACGAAGATGATTGCCGCGCTCACCGACTACGGCGTTGATTTGGTCTGTCTGGCCGGATACATGCGGATCATTACGCCTGCCTTTGTGGAGGCTTTTCCGAACCGCATCCTCAACGTGCATCCCTCATTGCTTCCAGCATTCCCTGGGCTCGATGCGCAGCACCAGGCTTTCGAGTATGGAGCCAAAGTGGCCGGATGTACGGTGCACTTTGTCGATGAGGCTGTCGATCACGGCGTCATCATCCTGCAGAAGACAGTTCCTGTACTCGATGAAGATACGGCAGAGACGCTCTCGGCACGCATCCTCGAGCAGGAGCATCTTGCCTATCCCGAAGCGCTCTCGCGAGTGCTCAGCGGAAAATACCATATCGTGGATCGCCGATATCTGCCGAAGTCGTAG
- the purM gene encoding phosphoribosylformylglycinamidine cyclo-ligase, producing the protein MSYADAGVDISAADKSKHRIKMLARKTFNKQVLSEIGGFGGLFALDLEKYPNPVLVSSADGVGTKLKVAFELGIHHTVGQDLVNHCVNDIAVQGATPLFFLDYLATGKLENSVVETVVQGISDACRANGCALIGGETAQMPGFYGDGEYDLAGTIIGAVSRDKIITGDGIQIGDILLGLPSNGLHTNGYSLARKLLFEEAKYGPEQYVNELKDKTGAALMKVHRSYLAIIKKLVAGEVVSGMAHITGGGITENLPRIFPKGIGAQIDLASWQVPPLFEHLQKLGNVDQDEMLRTFNMGIGLIVVVPAEKVKKAKAILNRANERFHIIGRTVRGERKVSYN; encoded by the coding sequence ATCAGCTACGCGGACGCAGGCGTGGACATCTCCGCGGCAGACAAGTCGAAGCACCGCATCAAGATGCTGGCGCGGAAGACCTTCAACAAGCAGGTGCTGAGCGAGATCGGCGGCTTTGGTGGCCTGTTTGCACTCGATCTTGAGAAATATCCCAACCCGGTGCTTGTATCTTCGGCTGATGGTGTAGGAACCAAGCTGAAGGTGGCTTTCGAGCTGGGGATTCACCACACCGTAGGCCAGGACCTGGTGAACCATTGCGTGAACGATATCGCGGTGCAGGGCGCGACTCCGCTGTTTTTCCTCGATTATCTGGCGACGGGCAAACTCGAGAACTCCGTTGTGGAAACAGTGGTGCAGGGCATCTCGGATGCTTGCCGCGCGAATGGGTGCGCCCTGATCGGTGGCGAAACAGCTCAGATGCCGGGTTTCTATGGCGATGGTGAGTATGACCTGGCAGGCACGATTATCGGCGCAGTGAGCCGCGACAAGATCATTACAGGCGACGGAATTCAGATCGGCGATATCTTGTTGGGTTTGCCGTCCAATGGCCTGCATACGAACGGTTATTCGCTGGCGCGGAAGCTGCTGTTTGAAGAAGCGAAGTATGGCCCCGAACAGTATGTGAACGAGCTGAAGGATAAGACCGGCGCTGCGCTGATGAAGGTGCACCGTAGCTATCTGGCGATCATCAAGAAGCTGGTGGCAGGCGAGGTCGTCAGCGGAATGGCGCACATCACCGGTGGCGGTATTACCGAGAACCTTCCGCGAATCTTCCCCAAGGGGATTGGAGCGCAGATCGACCTGGCGTCCTGGCAGGTTCCGCCGCTATTTGAGCATCTACAGAAGCTGGGGAACGTGGACCAGGATGAGATGCTGCGGACCTTCAATATGGGAATCGGGCTGATTGTCGTGGTTCCGGCCGAAAAGGTGAAGAAGGCCAAGGCGATCCTCAATCGCGCCAACGAGCGGTTCCACATTATCGGCAGAACGGTTCGCGGCGAACGAAAGGTCAGCTATAACTGA
- the hemL gene encoding glutamate-1-semialdehyde 2,1-aminomutase, with protein MSLSHSRSHLLQQKAEAIFPGGVNSPVRAFRSVGGEPPFLTHAEGAWLYDEDGNRYLDFFGSWGPMILGHAFPPVVEAIREAAGRSASFGASTAAEAELAALVQQCFPSVEKLRFVSSGTEACMTAIRLARGFTGRNFIIKFEGCYHGHSDCLLVKAGSGVATLGIPGSAGVPPETVMYTLALPFNDLEAVRAAFAAHPDQIACIILEPVVGNAGTIPPAPGYLEGLREITREHGSLLIIDEVMTGFRVTLGGAQRLYNVQPDLTTLGKIIGGGLPCGAFGGRADVMNCLAPLGPVYQAGTLSGNPLAMAAGIAMLNHLIVNEQTIYPQLERATAQIAEGVAAIARERNIPLTTNRVGSMFTWFFTSQPVTDFASASTSDTAAFGRFHRAMLDQGVWLPPSQFEAAFVSTAHTAEDVAFTLNAAHTALSA; from the coding sequence ATGTCTCTCTCGCACAGCCGCTCCCATCTTTTGCAGCAAAAAGCCGAAGCCATCTTCCCTGGCGGAGTGAACTCCCCCGTGCGCGCCTTCCGCTCCGTCGGTGGCGAGCCCCCTTTCCTCACTCATGCCGAAGGCGCGTGGCTCTACGACGAGGACGGCAACCGTTATCTTGACTTCTTTGGCTCCTGGGGGCCCATGATCCTCGGCCACGCCTTCCCGCCCGTCGTCGAGGCCATTCGCGAGGCAGCAGGCCGCAGCGCCAGTTTTGGGGCCTCCACCGCCGCCGAGGCTGAACTCGCCGCACTCGTCCAGCAGTGCTTCCCTTCAGTCGAAAAGCTGCGCTTCGTCTCCTCCGGCACCGAGGCCTGCATGACCGCCATCCGTCTGGCCCGCGGATTCACCGGTCGCAACTTCATCATCAAGTTCGAAGGTTGCTATCACGGCCACTCCGACTGCCTCCTCGTCAAAGCCGGCAGCGGAGTCGCTACCCTCGGAATCCCCGGCTCCGCCGGTGTACCTCCCGAAACCGTGATGTACACCTTGGCCCTGCCTTTCAACGATCTCGAGGCCGTTCGCGCAGCTTTTGCGGCTCATCCTGACCAGATCGCCTGCATCATCCTCGAGCCTGTCGTCGGCAATGCCGGAACCATTCCCCCCGCGCCTGGCTATCTTGAAGGTCTGCGCGAGATCACCCGTGAGCACGGCTCCCTGTTGATCATCGACGAAGTGATGACCGGCTTCCGTGTCACGCTTGGCGGAGCCCAACGCCTCTACAACGTCCAGCCCGACCTCACCACCCTGGGCAAGATCATCGGCGGCGGTCTGCCCTGCGGAGCCTTCGGCGGACGTGCCGATGTGATGAACTGCCTCGCCCCACTCGGCCCCGTCTACCAGGCCGGAACTCTCAGCGGAAATCCTCTCGCCATGGCAGCAGGAATCGCCATGCTCAACCACCTGATCGTCAACGAGCAGACGATCTATCCGCAACTTGAGCGCGCCACCGCCCAGATTGCCGAAGGAGTCGCCGCTATCGCTCGTGAGCGCAATATCCCACTGACCACCAACCGCGTCGGCTCGATGTTCACCTGGTTCTTTACCTCGCAGCCCGTTACGGACTTCGCCTCCGCCAGCACCTCAGATACCGCTGCCTTCGGACGCTTCCATCGCGCCATGCTCGATCAGGGAGTCTGGCTGCCGCCCAGCCAGTTCGAAGCTGCCTTCGTCTCCACCGCGCACACGGCGGAAGACGTCGCCTTCACCCTGAATGCCGCACACACAGCGTTGAGCGCATAG